Genomic DNA from Arcobacter sp. LA11:
ATATTTTAGTTTTCTCATTTTTAGAAATTCTTCTGTTAATGCAAATCTAGGAGTAAAATTTGCATAACCAAAGCCTTTCTTACCCACATCAAAATCTGCAATACTATGATAAGTAAATGCTGGTGGAGCTAAAGATTTAGATGCAATAGATAAATTTCCATCAACTGAATCCAACTTATCTAAAAATAATTTAGTTTGCTTTACAATACTTCTTACTCCAGAAGTTAAAGTTAAAGATTCTCCAACATCATCTTTCATTTTTTGATAAATCTTTTCAGGCTCACCTTTAAATAAGTAATGTCCAGTTCTAGGTATTTTATTAATATCTTTTTTATTGATTCTATCAGTAATATTTTTTGAAATTCTTTCTCCATAGAAACCATGATATGAAGGATCATAATAAAAAATAGACTCTAAAAAGTTTAATTCACTTTTTGAAAAAGCACTCGTTTTACTTGAGTATTTAGCAATCCTCAGCATTTCATCAAAACTCAAAACATTGAAATTTCCATAACCAACATGAGACTGAACAAACTTTAATTTTTCTCTAACAGAAATAAAATCATTAATATATTTCTCTTCTAAAAACTTATCTTTTTTTACAATTTTAGTTTTAGGTTCAGGTTCTATTTTTTTTATCTCGGGCTTCGTTATTTCTACTTCAACTTTTTCTTCTACAATTTTCTCTTTAGGAATATTTAATAGTTTAGTTTTTAATATACGTGTTGGAAATACTGGTTGTTCCACAAAAGTATTTGTGGCATTAAGTGTTGTAGTAATAGTTGGTAAAATTACAGTTGCTGTTGAATATTTAAAAAAATCTCGTCTTTTCATTTATAACCTATTATAAAACCATCTTTATTTCTTTATGCTCACCAAGAACTCTATAAATCTCTTTTCTATCATCTTCATTATGCACAATTAATTCTATAGAATAACTTTTAAATTTACCCTTTTTACTTACTTTTGATTCTTTAACAGAATGTTCTCTTTCTCCAAAGATATCTTTTGAAATATTTTTAACATTCACAGTTTCAAGTATTACAATTTTATATTTCCAAGAACAAGGGTAATCTAACTCAAGCTTATGCTGATTTAAATCAATCATCTAATTTTGTTCCCCAGCACTCTCTCTAAGAAAATCTCCACTTTTGCCACCACTTTTCTTTTCAAGCTGAACTTCAGAAATTATCATTGATTTATCAATTGCCTTAACCATATCATAAATTGTAAGTAATCCAACAGAAACACCTGTTAAAGCTTCCATTTCTACACCTGTTTGACCATTAAGTTTAGCTGTCACCATTAATTTAAATCCAGGAAGTTCAGGTA
This window encodes:
- a CDS encoding M15 family metallopeptidase, whose product is MKRRDFFKYSTATVILPTITTTLNATNTFVEQPVFPTRILKTKLLNIPKEKIVEEKVEVEITKPEIKKIEPEPKTKIVKKDKFLEEKYINDFISVREKLKFVQSHVGYGNFNVLSFDEMLRIAKYSSKTSAFSKSELNFLESIFYYDPSYHGFYGERISKNITDRINKKDINKIPRTGHYLFKGEPEKIYQKMKDDVGESLTLTSGVRSIVKQTKLFLDKLDSVDGNLSIASKSLAPPAFTYHSIADFDVGKKGFGYANFTPRFALTEEFLKMRKLKYIDMRYTINNKDGVRYEPWHVKII
- a CDS encoding DUF493 domain-containing protein, which gives rise to MIDLNQHKLELDYPCSWKYKIVILETVNVKNISKDIFGEREHSVKESKVSKKGKFKSYSIELIVHNEDDRKEIYRVLGEHKEIKMVL